The Bacteroidota bacterium genome includes a window with the following:
- a CDS encoding rhomboid family intramembrane serine protease, with protein MFSLTPIVLNLLILNGLFYMLEIALLNTDAGLIQYFILGKVDLLGIREAVYGFEMPVPFPLHVSESTTVPITFEPYQLVTYFFSHSPDSIMHILFNMLALVFLGPQVERVIGSRRFLQSYLVSGLLGGLFIVFFDPSPAPVLGASGAVSGVMLLFAMIYPDARMILFPIPIPIRAKWLITGLIVISCYFVYSEVRNPGAGGGVSHFGHLMGMLAVFLYVQGIRLYYQLRR; from the coding sequence ATGTTTTCGCTTACCCCCATTGTCCTGAATCTGCTGATTCTGAACGGACTCTTCTACATGCTGGAGATCGCCCTGCTCAATACGGACGCGGGCCTGATCCAGTACTTTATCCTGGGAAAGGTAGACCTACTAGGCATCCGCGAGGCGGTATACGGCTTTGAAATGCCGGTACCCTTTCCACTCCATGTATCCGAGTCTACCACCGTACCCATCACCTTCGAGCCCTACCAGCTGGTTACCTACTTCTTTTCGCATTCGCCCGACAGCATAATGCACATCCTGTTCAACATGCTGGCGCTGGTATTCCTGGGCCCACAGGTGGAGCGGGTAATCGGCTCCAGGCGTTTTTTGCAGAGCTACCTGGTTTCGGGCCTGCTGGGCGGACTCTTTATTGTGTTTTTCGATCCTTCGCCCGCACCGGTGCTGGGGGCATCGGGGGCGGTATCGGGGGTGATGCTGCTTTTTGCCATGATTTACCCCGACGCGCGCATGATCCTGTTTCCCATCCCCATCCCTATCCGGGCCAAGTGGCTGATAACAGGCCTGATCGTAATATCTTGCTACTTCGTATACAGCGAGGTGCGCAACCCGGGCGCAGGAGGGGGCGTATCCCACTTCGGCCACCTGATGGGTATGCTGGCCGTATTCCTGTATGTGCAGGGCATTCGGCTATACTATCAGCTGCGGCGGTAG